A genomic region of Polypterus senegalus isolate Bchr_013 chromosome 17, ASM1683550v1, whole genome shotgun sequence contains the following coding sequences:
- the arhgdia gene encoding rho GDP-dissociation inhibitor 1 — MAEHEPTPEQLAAIAAENAVDESSVNYKPPAQKSLKEIQELDKEDESLCKYKEALLGSHPVVIDPNAPNVQVTKLTLVCEAAPAPLVLDLTGDLETMKKQSFTLKEAVEYRIKISFKVNKEIVSGLKYIQQTYRKGVKIDKSDYMVGSYGPRSEEYEFLTPLEEAPKGMLARGTYNIKSKFTDDDKHDHLSWEWNLSIKKEWKD, encoded by the exons ATGGCAGAACATGAACCCACCCCTGAACAGCTGGCAGCAATTGCGGCAGAAAATGCAGTAGATGAGTCCTCTGTAAACTATAAGCCACCTGCACAAAAATCATTGAAGGAGATTCAAGAGCTAGATAAGGAGGACGAAAGCCTGTGCAAATATAAAGAAGCCTTGCTAGGCTCGCACCCTGTTGTAATAG ATCCCAATGCTCCAAATGTACAAGTTACCAAATTGACACTGGTGTGTGAAGCAGCGCCTGCTCCTCTAGTCCTAGATCTTACAG GAGATTTGGAAACTATGAAGAAGCAATCCTTTACCTTAAAGGAAGCAGTGGAGTACCGaataaaaatcagttttaag gTTAATAAGGAGATTGTCTCGGGGttgaagtacattcagcaaacctacagaaaaggagtgaaga TTGACAAGTCAGACTATATGGTGGGCAGCTACGGGCCACGTTCAGAGGAGTATGAATTTCTGACGCCGCTGGAGGAAGCGCCAAAGGGGATGCTGGCAAGAGGTACCTACAATATTAAATCGAAATTCACAGATGATGACAAGCATGATCACCTCTCCTGGGAGTGGAACCTCAGCATCAAGAAGGAATGGAAGGATTAA